In Quercus robur chromosome 10, dhQueRobu3.1, whole genome shotgun sequence, a genomic segment contains:
- the LOC126703524 gene encoding probable inactive leucine-rich repeat receptor-like protein kinase At3g03770 isoform X2 has translation MGWCCLFLLFCFTWSFFVLGTYPLQSSQTQVLQQLRKHLEYPNQLEIWNNRSIDFCYLSSFPQVNITCQDNFVTELRIVGDKTAKVSDFHGFAIPKQTLSENFSLDSFVATMARLTNLRVLSLVSLGIWGPLPDKIHRLSSLEYLDLSSNFLFGSVPPKISTMVKLQTLKLDDNFFNDTVPNWFDSLSNLTILSLRNNQLKGQFPSSILSITTLTDLIMSSNGMSGKLPHLSSLTSLHVLDLSANKLDSVLPKMPKGVVMVILSNNSFFGEIPQQYGQLSQLQHLDLSFNVLRGKPPYAVFSLPNINFLNIASNMLSGSLPDHLSCGSKLEFIDISNNKLMGGLPSCFSTNSDKRIVEVDGNCLSFNTRHQHVESYCMEVYMKKQSKGKNKGILAGLIIGVFILMMLLAYGFLILWRIYWPRGISEQHLLHKTVQDSSAAGFSSELLASARFLSEAAKFGTSSLPVCRSYTFEELKEATNNFDNSAFMGEGSYGKLYKGRLENGALVAIRCMPLSKKYSIRNLKLRLDLLAKLRHPHLVCLLGHCVDVGGRDDFSTNKIFLISEYLPSGSFCTHLAENSHGKVFNWSERLAILISIAKAVHFLHTGIIPGFFHNRLKTNNILLNEHGMAKLSDYGLSIISEETDKCGAKVEGYKSWQMKNLEDDVCCFGFILLEALVGPSVCARRDALLLNEIASINSLDGQKRIIDPIVQATCSQESLSIVLSIMSKCISLESCSRPSIEDVLWNLQYAAQIQGTVSGDHRFDTASPQ, from the exons ATGGGGTGGTGTTGCTTGTTTTTGCTTTTCTGTTTTACATGGAGTTTCTTTGTTCTTGGTACTTATCCATTACAGTCTTCTCAAACCCAAGTACTTCAGCAGCTTAGAAAGCACTTGGAGTACCCAAATCAATTGGAGATTTGGAATAATCGTAGCATAGATTTTTGCTATTTATCTTCATTTCCACAAGTAAATATCACATGCCAAGACAACTTTGTCACAGAACTCAGAATTGTAGGTGACAAGACTGCCAAAGTTAGTGACTTTCATGGGTTTGCAATTCCAAAACAAACTTTATCAGAAAACTTCTCTTTGGATTCTTTTGTGGCCACCATGGCAAGGCTAACCAATTTGAGAGTTCTTAGTTTGGTATCTTTGGGCATTTGGGGTCCACTTCCAGACAAAATTCATAGACTTTCTTCACTTGAATATCTggatttgagttcaaattttctttttggttcaGTTCCTCCTAAGATATCTACAATGGTGAAGCTTCAAACTCTTAAACTAGATGACAACTTTTTTAATGATACTGTCCCCAATTGGTTTGATTCATTGTCCAATCTGACAATTCTAAGCTTGAGGAACAACCAGTTGAAAGGTCAATTTCCATCTTCAATTCTAAGTATCACCACTCTCACTGATCTTATTATGTCTAGCAATGGCATGTCTGGGAAATTACCACATCTTAGTAGCTTAACTAGCTTACATGTGTTGGATTTGAGTGCCAACAAGTTAGATTCTGTGCTACCAAAAATGCCTAAAGGAGTGGTCATGGTTATCCTTAGCAACAACTCCTTCTTTGGTGAGATTCCTCAGCAATATGGCCAATTAAGTCAGCTTCAACACCTTGACTTGTCATTCAATGTACTTAGAGGCAAACCTCCTTATGCAGTTTTCTCTTTGCCCAATATCAATTTCTTGAATATAGCATCAAACATGTTAAGTGGGTCACTTCCGGACCATCTAAGCTGTGGAAGCAAACTTGAGTTCATTGATATATCTAATAATAAGTTAATGGGGGGATTGCCTTCTTGTTTTAGCACTAATTCAGACAAGAGAATTGTTGAGGTTGATGGGAATTGCTTATCCTTTAATACAAGGCATCAGCATGTTGAATCATACTGTATGGAAGTCTACATGAAGAAACAATCCAAaggcaaaaataaaggaattttAGCGGGCTTAATTATAGGAGTCTTCATACTTATGATGCTTCTGGCTTATGGATTTCTCATTTTGTGGAGAATATATTGGCCTAGAGGGATATCAGAACAACATTTATTGCATAAAACAGTGCAAGATAGCTCTGCAGCTGGGTTCTCCTCTGAGCTTCTAGCAAGTGCAA gATTTCTTTCTGAAGCTGCAAAGTTCGGCACGTCAAGTCTTCCAGTGTGTCGGTCTTATACTTTCGAAGAGTTAAAAGAAGCTACAAACAACTTTGATAATTCTGCCTTTATGGGAGAAGGCTCATATGGAAAG CTTTACAAAGGAAGATTAGAGAATGGGGCCCTAGTTGCTATTAGGTGTATGCCTTTGTCAAAGAAATATTCAATTCGAAATCTTAAACTCAGGTTGGACCTGCTTGCAAAGCTTCGTCACCCACATTTGGTATGCCTTTTGGGGCATTGTGTTGATGTTGGTGGAAGAGATGATTTCAGCACGAATAAAATCTTTCTTATATCTGAATATCTTCCCAGTGGGAGCTTTTGTACTCATCTTGCAG AGAATAGCCATGGAAAGGTTTTCAATTGGTCAGAAAGATTGGCAATTCTAATCAGTATTGCCAAGGCTGTGCATTTCCTCCATACTGGAATTATTCCTGGCTTCTTCCACAATCGACTGAAGACAAATAATATCCTGCTCAATGAGCATGGGATGGCAAAGTTGAGTGACTATGGATTGTCCATTATCTCAGAAGAAACTGACAAATGTGGG GCAAAAGTAGAAGGCTATAAATCAtg GCAAATGAAAAACTTAGAGGATGATGTTTGTTGCTTTGGATTCATATTACTTGAGGCACTTGTTGGACCTTCAGTATGTGCTAGAAGAGACGCACTCTTGCTAAATGAAATA GCTTCTATTAACTCCCTGGATGGCCAGAAACGAATAATTGACCCAATTGTGCAAGCCACTTGCTCACAAGAATCTTTATCAATTGTGCTTTCCATAATGAGCAAATGTATTTCTCTCGAGTCATGTAGCCGTCCCTCTATTGAGGATGTACTTTGGAACTTACAGTATGCAGCTCAAATCCAGGGAACTGTTAGTGGTGATCATAGATTTGACACTGCATCGCCTCAATGA